In the Epinephelus lanceolatus isolate andai-2023 chromosome 6, ASM4190304v1, whole genome shotgun sequence genome, one interval contains:
- the LOC117250777 gene encoding flavin-containing monooxygenase 5-like, with protein sequence MTRRVAVVGGGSSGLACIKCCLDEGLEPVCFESSDDIGGLWRFKENPEPDRASIYHSVIINTSKEMMCFSDFPIPGHFPNYMHNSLIMDYFRMYADHFQLTKHIRFNTKVLQVKQRSDFSHSGQWDVETENKDGKKERHIFDAVMICIGHHCQPNLPLHDFPGIDTFTGKYFHSRDYKTPEEWRDKKVVVIGIGNSGGDIAVELSRVTKQLYLSTRRGAWILNRVGDNGLPLDLHFNRVSDFVRKILPFGVFCGLAERVLNQRFDHALYNLKPKHRLFSQHPTVNDELPNRILSGTVQVKPNIRRFQGSSVEFEDGSVVEDVDLVVFATGYKFSFPFLASHVVSVSQNKASLYKYVFPPEMDRPTLAIIGLVQPLGAIMPISEMQARWATRVFKGCIKLPSMASMLKDVECKKETMARRYVTSQRHTIQVDYVNHMDEIAELVGVRPNFLKLLLTDPRLGLTVLFGPSTPYQYRLKGPGKWAGARQAILTQWERVAQPMQTRPCCDPEPRRSFMWPLILSASAVGLAAYVNRSNLPDFLQDPTILLDKIKAYLPAH encoded by the exons ATGACTCGTCGTGTGGCGGTGGTCGGAGGAGGAAGTTCAGGATTGGCCTGCATCAAGTGCTGCCTGGATGAAGGGCTGGAGCCAGTCTGCTTTGAGAGCAGCGATGACATTGGTGGTCTGTGGAGGTTTAAG GAGAATCCAGAGCCAGACAGAGCGAGCATTTACCACTCTGTCATCATCAACACCTCCAAGGAGATGATGTGTTTCAGTGACTTTCCCATCCCTGGTCACTTCCCAAACTACATGCATAACTCCCTCATCATGGACTACTTCCGGATGTATGCTGACCACTTCCAGCTCACCAAGCACATACGCTTCAAT ACCAAAGTCTTGCAGGTGAAGCAGAGATCAGATTTTTCTCATTCAGGCCAGTGGGACGTTGAAACCGAGAACAAGGACGGCAAAAAGGAGAGACACATTTTTGATGCGGTGATGATCTGTATTGGACATCACTGCCAGCCCAACCTGCCACTGCATGACTTCCCAG GCATTGACACCTTCACGGGAAAGTACTTCCACAGCAGAGACTACAAGACTCCTGAGGAGTGGAGGGATAAAAAGGTTGTAGTGATTGGGATAGGAAACTCTGGAGGAGACATAGCAGTGGAGCTGAGCAGAGTCACCAAGCAG CTTTACCTGAGCACGCGAAGGGGAGCCTGGATTCTGAATCGAGTTGGTGACAACGGGCTGCCTTTGGATCTGCATTTTAACAGGGTGTCAGATTTTGTGCGGAAAATCCTTCCCTTTGGTGTTTTCTGTGGTTTAGCAGAGAGAGTGCTCAACCAAAGATTTGATCACGCTCTGTACAATCTGAAGCCAAAGCACAG GTTGTTCAGCCAACATCCCACAGTTAATGATGAGCTTCCCAACCGCATCCTGTCTGGAACAGTTCAGGTGAAACCCAACATCCGCAGGTTTCAGGGGTCCAGTGTGGAGTTTGAAGATGGAAGTGTCGTGGAAGATGTCGACCTGGTG GTGTTTGCCACAGGTTACAAGTTTTCCTTTCCATTCCTGGCCTCACATGTGGTCTCAGTGTCTCAGAACAAAGCATCTCTGTACAAGTATGTGTTTCCTCCTGAGATGGACCGCCCCACTCTGGCTATCATTGGTCTCGTGCAGCCACTGGGAGCCATTATGCCCATCTCTGAGATGCAGGCCAGATGGGCCACACGTGTCTTTAAAG GCTGCATCAAGCTTCCCTCAATGGCGTCCATGCTAAAAGATGTCGAGTGTAAGAAGGAGACAATGGCCAGAAG GTATGTCACCAGTCAGAGACACACCATCCAGGTTGACTATGTCAACCACATGGATGAGATAGCAGAGCTGGTGGGAGTTCGCCCCAACTTCTtgaagctgctgctgactgaTCCCAGGCTGGGACTGACTGTGTTGTTCGGTCCCAGTACTCCGTACCAGTATCGTCTCAAAGGGCCAGGAAAATGGGCTGGAGCCCGCCAGGCCATCCTCACACAGTGGGAGAGAGTGGCTCAGCCCATGCAGACCAGACCCTGCTGTGATCCCGAACCCAGGAGATCATTTATGTGGCCTCTGATCCTGTCTGCTTCTGCTGTGGGCTTGGCTGCATACGTTAACAGGAGCAACCTTCCAGATTTCCTGCAGGATCCCACTATACTGTTGGATAAGATAAAAGCGTACCTGCCTGCACATTAA